A window of Ictidomys tridecemlineatus isolate mIctTri1 chromosome 1, mIctTri1.hap1, whole genome shotgun sequence contains these coding sequences:
- the Acadsb gene encoding short/branched chain specific acyl-CoA dehydrogenase, mitochondrial, giving the protein MEGSAVRLLRSSGLLRRNFPTCLSSWKIPPRVLKSSQSEAVFDVRNNALPFVPLQTFTDEEMMIKSAVKKFAQEEIAPLVSTMDENSKMEKSVIQGLFQQGLMGIEVDAKYGGTGFSFFSSILVIEELAKVDASVALLCDLQNTIINKLIKKHGTEEQKTTHLPKLVTEKIGSFCLSETGAGSDPFALKTRADKRGNYYLINGSKMWISSAAHAGLFLVFANVDPTRGYRGITCFLVDRDTEGLHIGKAENKLGIRASSTCPVTFENVKVPEANILGQIGHGYKYAIGSLNEGRIGIAAQMLGLAQGCFDYTIPYIKERIQFGQRIFDFQGLQHQVAHVATQLEAARLLIYNAARLVETGRPFIKEASMAKYYAAEIAGLTTSKCIEWMGGVGYTKDYPVEKYFRDAKIGTIYEGTSNIQLNTIAKYIDQEY; this is encoded by the exons ATGGAGGGCTCAGCTGTTCGGCTGCTGCGGAGCAGCGGTCTG CTAAGAAGAAACTTCCCAACATGCCTGTCTTCTTGGAAAATTCCTCCTCGTGTTCTAAAATCTTCCCAGTCAGAAGCTGTTTTTGATGTCAGAAATAATGCACTACCCTTTGTGCCACTGCAAACATTTACAGACGAGGAAATGATGATAAAGAGTGCAG TTAAAAAATTCGCACAAGAAGAGATTGCTCCTTTGGTTTCAACCATGGATGAAAattcaaaaatggaaaaatcagtAATACAAGGCTTATTCCAAcaaggg ttGATGGGTATTGAAGTTGATGCAAAGTATGGAGGAACAggattctcatttttttccagtatCCTAGTCATAGAGGAATTAGCCAAAGTTGATGCATCTGTTGCTCTCCTATGTGACCTCCAGAACACAATAATTAACAAGCTGATTAAAAAACATGGAACAGAAGAACAAAAGACCACCCATCTTCCTAAACTGGTTACAGAAAAA ATAGGAAGCTTCTGCCTTTCAGAGACTGGAGCAGGTAGTGACCCCTTTGCTTTGAAGACCAGAGCTGATAAAAGGGGAAATTACTATCTCATCAATGGGTCAAAGATGTGGATTAGCAGTGCTGCACATGCAGGACTCTTCCTGGTTTTCGCAAATGTGGACCCTACCCGT GGATATAGAGGAATCACCTGCTTCCTAGTAGATCGTGACACAGAAGGCCTTCATATAGGGAAAGCAGAAAATAAACTGGGCATCAGAGCTTCTTCTACCTGCCCAGTAACATTTGAAAATGTCAAG gttCCAGAAGCCAATATCTTGGGACAAATTGGCCACGGCTATAAGTATGCTATAGGAAGTCTTAATGAAGGCAGAATAGGAATTGCTGCACAG atgctGGGACTGGCGCAAGGATGCTTTGATTACACCATTCCATATATTAAAGAAAGGATACAATTTGGCCAAAGAATATTTGATTTTCAG GGGCTCCAACACCAAGTGGCTCATGTGGCCACCCAGCTGGAAGCTGCACGATTACTGATATACAACGCTGCTAGGCTTGTAGAAACTGGAAGACCATTCATCAAAGAAGCATCTATGGCCAAATATTATGCAGCagag ATTGCAGGGCTAACAACTAGTAAATGTATTGAATGGATGGGAGGAGTAGGCTACACAAAAGATTACCCTGTGGAAAAATACTTCCGAGACGCAAAGATTg GTACAATCTATGAAGGAACTTCCAATATCCAGCTGAACACCATTGCAAAGTACATCGACCAGGAATACTGA